Within Metabacillus sp. KUDC1714, the genomic segment ACATTAGAAATGGTGGAGCACCTCCAGGCAAAGAATGTTACGATCATTACAAATAATCTCGACTTTATTTTTAAATCGTTTCCATATGATAATTTAAATGTCATTTCAACTGGTGGAGTATTTGATCGTAAAACAAAATCATTTGTTAGTTTGAAAAATATGGATTTATTAAAATCCTATAATATTAACAAGGCTTTCATGGCTTCAACTGGTATCACCATCTCAAATGGAGTGACTCATTCCTCTCCTCTTGAAAGTGAGATAAAGCAAACTGTCGTTAAAAAGAGTTCAAAAGTCTTTCTACTGGTTGATCATTGTAAATTTGATAAATATGCCTTGATGACCTATTGTGATATGGATGAAGTTGATTATATTGTAACGGATAAAGCCCCAAGTGAAAGCTACCAAGAATATACAAAGAGGCACGATATTCAACTTGTAATCTCAGATAATTTGAATTGAAATGAAGTAGGGAAAAAAATAGGTTTAATTAATCTAAGGAGGAACTAAAACATGCCATTATTACGTTTTGATTTAATAGAGGGTCGCGATGAAAAGTCATTAAAAAAATTATTGGATGTTGCCCATAATGCTATGGTGGAAGCTTTTAAAGTACCGGAAAGGGACCGTTATCAAATTGTTCATCAGCATCCAGCTAATGAACTTATAATTGAAGATACAGGTTTGGGCTTTAATCGAAGTAAAAATTTAGTCATTATAAGCATCGTTAGCAAAACTAGGACTACGAGTCAAAAGGAGCTGTTATATGCTTTACTAGCAAGCCAACTTGAGTCTGAGTGTGGCATTTCTCCTCAAGACTTAATGGTATCTATTACGGAAAATGGGGACGCAGACTGGAGTTTTGGAGTAGGCGAAGCGCAGTTCTTAACAGGAAAATTATAACTCATTTTATGAGGGGCTAGTTCTTGCTTATTCAATTGAATAAGTAAGGACACTTCTAGAATATAATAATAAGTGCTATTTAAAACAAGATCGAACCTGGTTATGTCGAATATAAAATTAAAATAAGCTATTGAAAGCGCTTTAGGTTAATGTTATTATAAAATTATTAAAAATCAAATTATTTAAAGATTGAATAAGTCTAGAAAGGCAGAATATACTGATAAGGATACATCTTTATTAAGGATTCAATACCTTTAGGTTGTTTAAGTTGGATAAAAGTAATTTCTATACTGAAATCGATTGCAGTAATATAATGCTAAAATGATACCAAAACAATTACATTAGTCCAATGGAGCGATAATTGTATGTAATTTCATACAAATAAGCATATAGAAGATGAATAGTCTTTTTTTAAGAGTAAAACACTTTGAAAAATTGTTGACTGAAAGCGTTTGTATTATTATTCTGAAGGAGAGATTATTAAACTTGCAAAGATTAGATAACACCTATTCTTTAAAAATAAGTAACAATGAAATCGATTTCAGAGAATGTCAATTTATTAAAAAGCAGAATATAGAATTTTCTTACTACAATAAATCCAATAAAGGAGGAGATAGCAATGAGTAAATTGCTTCGCAAACCAAATAATCAGGAAATTGCACAAGGTGTAACACTTGTACATGATGTGACATCAGAAAATTCATCGTTGGAATATGTAGGCTTTAAAATAATAGATTTAGCTCCTGGTGTTACATATACAGAGGAATTAGGGAAGCAAGAATGTTGTATTGTAGCAGTAACAGGGAAGATAAATGTTTCAGATAGGGATGTTACATATGAAAATATAGGGACTCGCAAATCTGTATTTGAAAAGCAACCAACAGATAGTGTGTATGTATCAAATGATCACATTTTTGATGTAGAGGCAGTTAGTGGGGCGCGTGTAGCTTTATGCTACTCACCTTCGGAAAAACAATTACCAACAAGATTGATTAGTGCTTCAGAAAATGGTGTCGAACAACGAGGAACAGGCAACAACAAGCGAATGGTGCATAACATCCTACCAGATTCAGATCCATCAGCAAACAGCTTACTAGTTGTTGAGGTTTTTACTGAAAGTGGAAATTG encodes:
- a CDS encoding DeoR/GlpR family DNA-binding transcription regulator, with translation MIKTERIEQIQDYVLVNDTVSLDELVKVFDVSKNTIRRDIQQLVERGKIIKVYGGVAANHATLKSFNERQTRNQKQKRSIARAAANFVEDGDIIYIDSGTTTLEMVEHLQAKNVTIITNNLDFIFKSFPYDNLNVISTGGVFDRKTKSFVSLKNMDLLKSYNINKAFMASTGITISNGVTHSSPLESEIKQTVVKKSSKVFLLVDHCKFDKYALMTYCDMDEVDYIVTDKAPSESYQEYTKRHDIQLVISDNLN
- a CDS encoding tautomerase family protein, translated to MPLLRFDLIEGRDEKSLKKLLDVAHNAMVEAFKVPERDRYQIVHQHPANELIIEDTGLGFNRSKNLVIISIVSKTRTTSQKELLYALLASQLESECGISPQDLMVSITENGDADWSFGVGEAQFLTGKL
- the iolB gene encoding 5-deoxy-glucuronate isomerase, whose amino-acid sequence is MSKLLRKPNNQEIAQGVTLVHDVTSENSSLEYVGFKIIDLAPGVTYTEELGKQECCIVAVTGKINVSDRDVTYENIGTRKSVFEKQPTDSVYVSNDHIFDVEAVSGARVALCYSPSEKQLPTRLISASENGVEQRGTGNNKRMVHNILPDSDPSANSLLVVEVFTESGNWSSYPPHKHDQDNLPQESFLEETYYHEMNPPQGFVFQRVYTDDRSLDETMTVENGNVVIVPVGYHPVGVPEGYTSYYLNVMAGPKRIWKFHNDPDHEWILKR